GCACACTTCCCCATTCCGAAAGATCTTCAAGAGCATTGAGCCGCCATGCGACATCAAGACTGGATACACAGGAACCGCAAACAGCAACAGGAACCCCGGTCCGCGAACCGGATATCCATGTTGAATAGGTCCTGTATTCTGCATCTTCACTGTTCCATGGACCGAAATTTTCAATATCCCGCGCCCAAAGCGGATGAGCCTGAAAAAGATTTTCCGGGGTTGTCTTGGGGAGAGGACTGGTTTCCTTACCGTTAATAATGGTAATTCGAGTAATCATGCGCACTATCCCATGGTCAAAAGATTATTAACAAGGGAGAATCTGTTTTTATTAATACTTTAGCTTAATTATATTCTTAACCAAAGCGCGCAAAATGTGCAACGTTATTCTTTCTCAACGGCTTATAAAGCACCATCTGCTGCGTTGCTGCGAATAATATTGAAACTCACGTATGTCTGGATACGCTTCGTTCCAATATTATCCTTGCGCCTTACATCTGGCACTTTCTAAGCCGTTGATTATTCTTTTTTAGAGGACTTGATTTCACGTATCAAATCGATGAGTTCTTCTTCCACATCATCGGCTTCGGTCTGGTCAATGGCATCGGAGGAGCGGGAATCGCGGGAAATGGCAGCTGCGATCTTGGTTGAAATGGCGGCCAGAATTCTTTTCTTGGCCTCCTCCCCGGCAATTGCCAGCAGGATACCGAGCTTGTAATATCCAAGCTGCCGGAAAACCTGCTTCAATGTTCCGAGATCAACAAAGACTATATCTTCAACACCTTCAAGCTCTTCAATGGATTTGCGCTTGCGCTTCACTTCCCTGAAGAACTGCTCGCCCTTCTTTTCTACCCACTTGGAAGTAGCATCCTTGTGCAGCATGCAGATATCTTCGGGAAAATCACCTACGCCGATTTTTTTGTAAATCATCTCCGGATCAGAATCGACCAGAGCGGAAAAATCATGAATATCAACAAAGTCGGACAAAAAGACCTTACCGCTGAATTTGTTGACATCTTCGGAAAGATTTTCGGCAATAGCCATAAAATCATCGGGATTGGTGATGGTCAGATAAGATTGTGAGGCAATCTTGTTTACCGAGACCATGTTGAACCCAACCGCGGATTTTAAATGCCTATCTATTTCATGCTGTGAAGCATTAGTAATATCTGAGAATTCTTTGGACAATTCCTCAAGAGTAATGCCGATGGGAACATCCTCACCTTTGGGCGTAGTCTGAAGAATACGGTGTTTCATATGCAGCAGCCGACAGAAGGTCAGCCATGAGTTATCGCTGCGACTCTCAGAAATAGCACGGTCCGCACGGGCGAGACGTGAAGCCAGCACGCGGGTAAGATGAAATACTGTGGGATGACTTTTCTTAAGCAGCATCAGGATCAGCCGCGCAGTGAGCACCAGCACGGTACATTCAGACGCAGCCTCAGCCCCCGCCACCCTTTCACTACGCGAAATAATTGCCATTTCCCCGAACAGTTCGCCCGGGCCGAGGGTAGCAAGAATCTGCCTTTTACCCTTAATATTTTTGACAATATTAACGGAACCAGACTGAATCATGTAGGCAACATTACCCTTGTCGCCTTCTCTGAAAAGCACCTCGCCCTTCAAAAAAGTCTTGGATTGCGGCCTTCCCATCCTACTTGACCCCCTTGAGTTTACGTACACTATCAAGGAGTTCATCACAGCATTCCAGAACTTCGGAATCGTTGGGATCCCGGTCCGCAGGCGGCTCCCGCAACAGAATCTGGGCGACCTTTTTGCCTATATTACGCTTGAGTTTATCCCTGCCCTGCTGGTCAAGAGCAGAATAAAGCACTGAAATTTTGTAATAATTAAATTCTTCAAGGGCCTTTTTGAGAGTTGGGTTATCAATAAAAATGATATCTTCAGCAGCTTCAAGATCTTCCAGAGCCTTACGAGGCCTGCGGAATTTTTTGAAAAAATTAGGTTCCTTATCCTTGCGCCATTCCATGGCTTTCTCACGGTTAAAAAAGAGCAGATTCTCAGGCATCTCCTCTTTGATAACCTTCTTATAAATCTGCTCCGGAGTGCTGCCGGTCCGCTGTGCAAGGTCCGTAAAAGTCATGAAACTCATGCGCTGGTCAACATTGGCTCCGAGTTCACGCATCTGTTTATAGAGATTGCGCAGATTAGGCATGAACTGCTCGAAATTCTTAATCGTGATATATCTTTCGACAAAGGCACTTTTATCACCTTTTTTAACGCTCTTCATATCAATCAGCCGCAACTTGAAGACCGTTTCAAGGAAAGATTCAATTTCAAGATTTGAAAAAACAGCCAGATTTTTCACTGTCTCGGTGTAGGAATTAACCGACAACCCCATCTTATAATTCTCAATTGCCCGTTGTTTATCACGGGGAATATACGCAAATTCGCGGTAGGCAAGATCGAGAATGGTTGCGAGGGCGAGAAATGAATCACTCTGCTCAGCACACCCGGCCTTCAGGTCAGTAGCTGCAACCCTTTTGGCCAACAGTTCCAGCATTTTCTTTACTGTTTCCGGTGATGCGGCAAGAAGCTTGTTCATCATCTCTTCTGTGAGCACCACCAGTTCGCAAAAACTCGAAGCTTCGGCACTCGCTGTGCGCTTCTGGTTGGCAAGCAGGGACATTTCCCCGAAGATATCCCCACGGCGCAAAGAAGCCATAACCGACTTTTTCTTGTCGATTCTCTTAAAAATATCCACAGTCCCAGATTTGATCATGTAAGCGATTTTGCTTTCCTGACCTTCATGGAATATAACCTTACCTTTATGGTAGGTCCGTATGCTTGGCGCGGTCCGTACAATCATATTAAAATGTGCTTAAATTAACTGAATCTTTCTAAATATTACACATTACGGTGCTTCTTAACAAGTCCCATAACCTTTTTAACAACAAGGGGAAACAGTCCCAGCAGCACAAAAGAAAAAAGCACACCCGGCTGCACTATTCCTGACAAAGAATCAATCCGGCCCAACTCCTTACCGGCATTAACATAAACCATGGTTCCGGGCAGCATACCCAGCTGCGAAACCCAATAAAAAGTCTTCAGTCGCATGGGGGTGAGCCCCATAACCAGATTAATGACTACAAAAGGAATGGCCGGAATAAGGCGCATGGTAAAAAGGTAAAACGGGCCTTCTTCCTCAATACCCCGGTTGACTTTTTCCAGACGGTCCCCGAATTTCTGCTGCACGTAATCCCTAAACAGATAGCGGGAAAAAAAACAGGCCAGAGTGGCACCGATGGTACTGGCAAATGAAATAATCAGCACCCCGACGGTGAAACCGAACAAGGCCCCTCCGGCCAGACCTAGCACTGTCGCTCCCGGAAGATTAACTCCTACAACAATTACATAGATCAGAAAAAAGGAAAAAACTGTTAAGAATGGATTTTGATCATAAAATACCTGAAACTCCTGCCGGGAATTTTTCAAATATTCGAGGGTCAGAAACCTGTCCAGATCAAAGACGAAAAAAAGAGCCGCCACAAGCACGAGAAACATGATGATGAGTATTTTGTTTTTCATTAATCATACGATACCATCAAACCTGAATTAATCAAGAACACGGAACGGAAGCGGCTCAAATTGGCGGGGAGAAACCTGCTCAGCTATTTTTAAACATTAACCATAGGCACTGCCATATGGATTTTATAAATGCCCACTACTTATTCAGCCAGTTATTCATTTCAGAATAAATAAACGGCCCTGCGACTTCAGGCATTTGAACTGAATCCAACTCAGCAGAGTTATCGCTGTTAACCATTACGACCACGTAATATCCGCAACTTTTAAAAGCATAAGTAGAATATCCCGGATTTTCACCATCATGGCCCAGTTTTATAAGATTTCCCGAAGAATCGTGGTCGTACATAACCCCAAGACCATACTTATCATCTACTCCGGGTGTCTTTTCCACCATCCGTGCACGCATCTCATCACCTACCAGACTTCCTGAATCCAGAACCTTAAGCCAAGTAAGCATATCCGCAACAGTGGAAATTACATTACCCGATCCCACATCAAACGAATAATTCCAAATGGAAAAATTCTTCCAACACCCATCACCTACTCCACATATTCCCGGATCAGCACAAGTGCTGTATCCTCGGATGTACGGTACGGGCATGGAGGAGTCGGATGGTTCCGGAACGGAAGTATTGGTCAGTCCGGCAGGAATTATAACCCGCTGCTCAATGAGTTGCTTATAAGTAAGCCCGGTTGCCCTCTCTGCAATCCATGCCAGCAGGATATAGTTTATATCCGCATACTTAAACTGCTCTCCCGGCTGAAAATAAACCTTTCCTCCTCCCGCCTGATTTGACATAGCCGCAAGTTCGGCAAAAGAGTATGTATGATTATTAACAAGGGCCTCGCACGGATCGGCTTCCCGGTTGTACAGCCCGCTAGTCTGGCGCAAAAGATTTTCGATGGTGATCACATTTGAATTCGGCACCACTGCACCCAGCCAGTGATTAATTGTCTGATCCAGACTCAGGATTCCATCATTCACCAAAGTCAAAATCATCGTGGACGTGAAACTTTTTGATACACTGGCAATACGCCAGTGCAGATTATCAGCAAATCCCATATTAGTTCCCGCTGTCCAGGTAGTCTGATCCATATCGGTAATTGATGCGGCCTCGCTCAAACCTGTAGCATAACGAGTATCAGCACCGTCAGGACGCAGGATGGCAATAATTCCGCCAACACAATTATACCCCCCGACAACCTCATCGAATTTAGTACCCAACGCAGTTTCAAAATCGGAACTAAATTGAGCCGTTGCAGGCTGTATTTTGGGAGAAGGGACAGGGTTGGCAGGCTGGGCTGCCGTCAAGGGCACAGAAGTGGATTGCTGCTCGCCGGCCATAAGATTCGTTATTGATGCCCATGTGGTGCTCGGCACATAACTGCTGATATTATTCTTAAAAGCCGCCCCCGTACCTAAAGCTGCAGCTGAAGCTGCAAGCCAGTTAAGGGCAGCAGTATCTCCACCGACATTGCTGACTCCATCCCAGGATGAATCACATAAATCCAAAGCAACCGAACGAAGCAGAGCATTAAAATCACTGGAGGCTAAATCACAAGTACCATTAACTCTCGCTCCAACATAATTCCCCAGAATATCAACAAAACTATTATTGGCATAACGTAAACGCTGGGAAGTAAGCACAGTTGAATCGGTCATAGCACAAGGCAAATCCGTAAAAACATTAAATGTACCATAGTCCTGCAGCAGCCCGTGTACAATCTGGGTAGCTCTGTCCAATTTATCGAGCAATGCGGCCCCGGGCATATCAATACTTTCGGCAATCTCAACCGCCAGAGTAGAAACAGTTGAGGCCGAAATTTCGGTAGCATTACTATTGAGTATCCCGGTGCGCACTGTACCTTTGAACTCAGTATTTGAACCTTGAAAATACCCACCACTGAAATTTAAAATCAGCGGGAACTGCGCATCCTGCGGATAATTGAAACCAAAACTACCGTCAGCCGCTGTCCTTCCAAAAGAAAAAGTGCGACCATCCGCATCAACTGCAGAAACAACAGCATTGACCAGCAGAGGGTTGGCAACAACAGCTCCATTGACAGTTGAATTATTGTCTGTGCTGACTCCGCATCCGGAATTACCGAACAGCACCGGACAAAGGGCCAACAGAAAGATTAATAGCAATGAACAGGGATAGACAACAGCGTGATTCTTCATCTCATTGCAGTGCCGATTTTCTTAAGATAAGTCAATCATGTCCGTAAATTCAGAACCCTACCAGTCTATTTTCTAAAAAAAATAGCAATTAGTCAGTATCGTCAAATTGTGAAAACACTGCTATAAATTTTCCATAATGACTGAAAATTCGGACAAACTAAAAATCCTCATTACAGGGGGAGCAATACGGGACCTGCTCCTTGGTCGCCAACCCAAGGACCTTGATTATCTCATTGCTTCCGGCACTGCTGATGATTTTCTTAGACTCTTTCCGGCTGCACGCCCGGTAGGTAAATCGTACGAAATATTTTATCTAAAAGGTCTTGAATTCTCCTTTCCCAGAGCAAGAGGTAAGAATACAGAAGAAACAATCAACTTAGATCTTCTTGCCCGCGACTTCACTATAAACAGCTTTGCCCTTGATGATGACGGCGAGCTTTACGCCCACCCCCAAGGTCTGGAAGACCTGCATAACCGAATCCTGCGGCCTTCCTTCCCGGATTGCTTCAAAGAAGACCCGTTGCGGGTATTCCGGGCTGCGGCTTTCATGGCCCGCTTTCCGGAATTCAGCCCCCACCCGGAACTCATTGCGCAGATGAAACGCTGTGCAGCCAACGGCTGGCTGGAAGATATTGCCCCGGACCGTATAGGTGTGGAACTGCGCAAAGGCTTAAGCGGCCCCAGACCGGGCAATTTTCTGCGGCTGCTGATTGAAGGGAGTTGCCTTGAGCCATGGTTCACTGAATTTTCCGGGGCTGATAAAATCCCCGCCGGACCGCCGCAGTATCACGACAAATCCGTGGCCGGACATACGGCAGATATAATGGATAAAGTTGCAGGAAACGCACTGACCTGCTGGATGTCCATGTGTCATGATCTGGGAAAAGTGCACACCTCGGCAGAGATACTGCCCTCCCACTACGGACACGACAAGGCCGGGGCAGTCCCGGCAAAAGAACTTGGCAGCAGACTCACGCTCCCGGTAAAATTTATCCGCGCCGGGGAAACAGCCGCCCTGCTGCACATGAAAGCCGGAAGCTACCGCGAACTGCGCCCCGGCACCAAAGTAGACCTGCTCATGAAACTGCATGTATCCGGCCTGCTGGAAAATATGATCAGCCTCTGCCATGCGGACAGAGGAGAAGGAGTGCTTGAGCATGCTCCCGCAGACCTGACAGAGATACTGAAAGTATCCCTGCCGGCCCACGAAAGAAATCTTGGAAAGGAATCAGGGGAAAAACTGCGCAACATGCGAGCCATGAGGATCAAGGCTTTCAGCAGAGGCAGAAAATGGAGTTAAATTTGTTTAATCAAAAAGGTACTTGTATTCCCCGGCGACTTTATCGGTCTTGTTCATCAGCCCCGCGGCAGCATTCTCAACATTGCGCCAAGTGATAATGCCGAGCTCCTGCTTGAGATAAAAGGGTACAACTTCTCCGCTTTCGGCAAAAGTCCAGACCACGGAATAAACGGAACCGATCTCGGGCCTGTCCTTGAATTCACTGCGTGATTCAATATTGACACGCACGGACCTGGTGTCTTTACCCGCCAAGGTGAACAGAACGGATTTCCTGAAGCTTTCCTTTAATTTCAGAGCCAGAGTACCGCCGAACACATCATCTCCGGAATGAACCACAACAACCGGAATGCCTTGTTTTTCAGCAACCGGTTCTACTTTTTCAACCGGGGCAGGCTTAGTCTTGGTGTCAGGCACAGCCTTTGTTTCTTCAGCAGATACAATAGATCCCAAAGACAAAACAAGCAGCAAAACCAGAATGAGACCGAACACTTTTCTCATGACAACTCCTTATTCACACTCTTTCTCAAATCAACAAGCAAAGCCCTGACCCGCGCCTTATCACGGGCCCAGACCTGTGAACAATAACCGGAAATATACGACTTCATCTCTTTCAAGGGAGGAAGTTCAGGGAACTGTGGAAAATCAATATCCTTAATTGTGATGACTGTGAAGGCCATCTCATCATCAATCACCTGACATTGAGGACCTACACATCCAGCGATATTCTCCTTCTGCACGGACTCCGGATCAAGTGATTTGGTAAATTTCAATACGTCGGAAGCTGTGACGTTCCGGTTGACCTTTTCTATTTTAACATTGATCTCCTCGGCCATGCGGAAAAAATCCTCACGGTTTACAGTGCGGATTTTACGGCCACTGCCATCATCACGAAATGAGCCATGCATGTAGTCATTGATAGATTCAAAAAGCATTTCATAAGCAATATTGAACCATTTGATGTATTCCCCCCTGCCGGTAAAAGCAAAGGAAGGCTTATCCATCAGCTCAGCACATTCCACTCCTGCCGGATGGTAAAAACTGCTTCTGCTCATCCCCGAAGCAACCAGAAAATCATTGAATCCTTCCGGGCCGAGACAAATTTTATCCAGCAAGGCACAGACCCTGAAAACACGATACAGCTTGAGATGCAATTTCTCAGAAAGTTCATGGAAAAGCTCAATAGCATCATCAACATCCACACGGGCCCCAAAATAGGAATCCGCCATATCGCTAAGGACCTCATCCGTCAAAGCATCGGTAAAATCTTTAAAATCAGCCATAATATTTCCTTCAGCAGTTCAGCTCAAAACTTTGTACGGAAATATTTTATTTCCGTCCTATCCGTTTATTTAACAAGGTTCCCGGACAAAACAACTGTTCAACTGCAAATGAATTCACTAATTAACCTTGAGAGTGCCATATAATTGAATTATACGCCATGGGTACGAGTATCATTCAAAAGATGACTACCCGAAAATTTTCAACAGTTAAATCCTGCTCGATTTAACTATTGCTCTCCAACTACTAGGGATTGCAAAGGGGATTATCCCCTTTGCCCGCCGGAGGCGAAATGCGATCATCAAAAAGCGCGAAGCGCATCATCACTTGCATACGGAGGGAGTATGCTGCTCAATGAACACTTAAGTAAAATTCTTCTCAAAGAGGCCGGACTTCCTGTCCCCACCGGGGTGAAAATTTCCCAAAAGGACCTTCCCGGCCTGAAACCATATTTTCCCCTGCCGTGGATTCTCAAAGCTCAGGTCCCCGTAGGCGGACGAGGTAAGGCCGGAGGAATCCAGAAGGTTGATTCTCAGGACGAATACGAAAAAATCGCCCGCCAGATCCTGTCCATGGAAATCAAGGGCAACAAGGTTCCCTTCCTGCGCGCAGAACCCGCAGTGGACATCCGCAAGGAATTCTATCTATCCCTGACCCTGTCCCGCCAGCGTCGCAAGGTCATCATGACCGTGGGCCGCGAGGGCGGTGTGGAAATCGAAAACATGGGTCCTGAAAACCTGCTCATTCAGGAAATCAGCCTGCCCGGCGGATTGCAGCCCAACCAGATTCGCGCAGCCTTTTTCCACATCGGCATTGCCAAAGAACTTTTTGTCGATTTCAGCAACATCGTTAAAAATCTCTACAATTCCATGATTGATAACGGCTTGCTGCTGGCAGAGATCAACCCGCTGGCCCTGACCGGATACGGCAAGCTGCTCGCATTGGACGGCAAAATCGAAATGGACGACAATATCGTCGATCTCAATCCCGCTTTTGAAAAATTTTACCAGCCTGAACACTCCACCCCGGTGGAAAATATCGCCCGCGATGCCGGAATGAGCTTTGTTTCCCTTAAAGGCTGGGTGGGCCTGATTGCCAACGGTGCAGGTCTGGCCATGGCTTCCATGGACGCGCTGAACTTCTCCGACCTCCCGGCAGCCAACTTCCTCGACCTCGGCGGTGCTGCGGACCAGAAACGCATTGAAACCGCCCTGCGTCTGCTTTTTGATGATGATCAGGTCAAAGCGATCCTGATCAACCTCTTCGGCGGAATCCTTTCCTGCGAACTGGTTGCCAAGGCACTCGTTGCAGCCCTCGGCGGCAAGGAACCGGAAAAACCCATTGTGGTGCGTATGTCCGGCAACAGCGCGGAAGAAGGTCTGGAAGTGCTCAAGCAGGTCAAAGGCGACAAGCTGCACCGGGCCAGAAATATGCAGGAAGCCCTCGACCTGCTGGTCAAGCTCAAGCCTGCGGACACGACCACAATCGAATTCCCCGACCCCATCGCGGCTATGCCCGATTCACGCCCCCAAGACATCGGCTACAAATCACCGCACCAGTTCGGCATCGACAAGGATACTCCCATCCTCGTACAGGGAATTACCGGGGCAGAGGGCCGCCTGCATACCAAGCTTATGCTAGAATACGGCTCCAACATCGTTGCCGGGGTAACCCCGTTCAAGGGCGGACAGGAAGTACTCGGCGTTCCGGTCTACAACTCCATCAAAGAAGCACAGCGGCACCATGAAATCGGGGCCAGCATCATTTTTGTTCCGCCCAAGCTGGCAACTGATGCCATCCTTGAAGCGGCATCCTGCGAAGTTCCGTGGGTGGTCTGCATCACTGAAGGCATTGTGCAGTCGGCCATGCTCAACGTGCTGGAACAGGTTAAAGGCGGCAAGACTCGTATTGTCGGTCCCAACACCCCCGGCATGATCGTACCCGGCCAGACCAAAATAGGTATCCTGCCCACTACTCCGTTCTCCCCCGGTCCGGTGGCCGTACTCTCGCGTTCCGGCACCCTTACCTACGAAGTGGCCGACCGCCTCAATCAGGTGGGCATCGGACAATCCCTGTCCATCGGTATCGGCGGCGACTCCTACATCGGCACCACCTTCGCGGATGTCTTCGAAATGCTCAGAAACCACGATGAAACCAAGGCGGTTATGGTTCTGGG
This Desulfovibrio sp. JC010 DNA region includes the following protein-coding sequences:
- a CDS encoding Crp/Fnr family transcriptional regulator, whose product is MGRPQSKTFLKGEVLFREGDKGNVAYMIQSGSVNIVKNIKGKRQILATLGPGELFGEMAIISRSERVAGAEAASECTVLVLTARLILMLLKKSHPTVFHLTRVLASRLARADRAISESRSDNSWLTFCRLLHMKHRILQTTPKGEDVPIGITLEELSKEFSDITNASQHEIDRHLKSAVGFNMVSVNKIASQSYLTITNPDDFMAIAENLSEDVNKFSGKVFLSDFVDIHDFSALVDSDPEMIYKKIGVGDFPEDICMLHKDATSKWVEKKGEQFFREVKRKRKSIEELEGVEDIVFVDLGTLKQVFRQLGYYKLGILLAIAGEEAKKRILAAISTKIAAAISRDSRSSDAIDQTEADDVEEELIDLIREIKSSKKE
- a CDS encoding cyclic nucleotide-binding domain-containing protein yields the protein MIVRTAPSIRTYHKGKVIFHEGQESKIAYMIKSGTVDIFKRIDKKKSVMASLRRGDIFGEMSLLANQKRTASAEASSFCELVVLTEEMMNKLLAASPETVKKMLELLAKRVAATDLKAGCAEQSDSFLALATILDLAYREFAYIPRDKQRAIENYKMGLSVNSYTETVKNLAVFSNLEIESFLETVFKLRLIDMKSVKKGDKSAFVERYITIKNFEQFMPNLRNLYKQMRELGANVDQRMSFMTFTDLAQRTGSTPEQIYKKVIKEEMPENLLFFNREKAMEWRKDKEPNFFKKFRRPRKALEDLEAAEDIIFIDNPTLKKALEEFNYYKISVLYSALDQQGRDKLKRNIGKKVAQILLREPPADRDPNDSEVLECCDELLDSVRKLKGVK
- a CDS encoding TVP38/TMEM64 family protein; translation: MKNKILIIMFLVLVAALFFVFDLDRFLTLEYLKNSRQEFQVFYDQNPFLTVFSFFLIYVIVVGVNLPGATVLGLAGGALFGFTVGVLIISFASTIGATLACFFSRYLFRDYVQQKFGDRLEKVNRGIEEEGPFYLFTMRLIPAIPFVVINLVMGLTPMRLKTFYWVSQLGMLPGTMVYVNAGKELGRIDSLSGIVQPGVLFSFVLLGLFPLVVKKVMGLVKKHRNV
- a CDS encoding serine hydrolase, translated to MKNHAVVYPCSLLLIFLLALCPVLFGNSGCGVSTDNNSTVNGAVVANPLLVNAVVSAVDADGRTFSFGRTAADGSFGFNYPQDAQFPLILNFSGGYFQGSNTEFKGTVRTGILNSNATEISASTVSTLAVEIAESIDMPGAALLDKLDRATQIVHGLLQDYGTFNVFTDLPCAMTDSTVLTSQRLRYANNSFVDILGNYVGARVNGTCDLASSDFNALLRSVALDLCDSSWDGVSNVGGDTAALNWLAASAAALGTGAAFKNNISSYVPSTTWASITNLMAGEQQSTSVPLTAAQPANPVPSPKIQPATAQFSSDFETALGTKFDEVVGGYNCVGGIIAILRPDGADTRYATGLSEAASITDMDQTTWTAGTNMGFADNLHWRIASVSKSFTSTMILTLVNDGILSLDQTINHWLGAVVPNSNVITIENLLRQTSGLYNREADPCEALVNNHTYSFAELAAMSNQAGGGKVYFQPGEQFKYADINYILLAWIAERATGLTYKQLIEQRVIIPAGLTNTSVPEPSDSSMPVPYIRGYSTCADPGICGVGDGCWKNFSIWNYSFDVGSGNVISTVADMLTWLKVLDSGSLVGDEMRARMVEKTPGVDDKYGLGVMYDHDSSGNLIKLGHDGENPGYSTYAFKSCGYYVVVMVNSDNSAELDSVQMPEVAGPFIYSEMNNWLNK
- a CDS encoding polynucleotide adenylyltransferase, encoding MTENSDKLKILITGGAIRDLLLGRQPKDLDYLIASGTADDFLRLFPAARPVGKSYEIFYLKGLEFSFPRARGKNTEETINLDLLARDFTINSFALDDDGELYAHPQGLEDLHNRILRPSFPDCFKEDPLRVFRAAAFMARFPEFSPHPELIAQMKRCAANGWLEDIAPDRIGVELRKGLSGPRPGNFLRLLIEGSCLEPWFTEFSGADKIPAGPPQYHDKSVAGHTADIMDKVAGNALTCWMSMCHDLGKVHTSAEILPSHYGHDKAGAVPAKELGSRLTLPVKFIRAGETAALLHMKAGSYRELRPGTKVDLLMKLHVSGLLENMISLCHADRGEGVLEHAPADLTEILKVSLPAHERNLGKESGEKLRNMRAMRIKAFSRGRKWS
- the sucD gene encoding succinate--CoA ligase subunit alpha; the encoded protein is MLLNEHLSKILLKEAGLPVPTGVKISQKDLPGLKPYFPLPWILKAQVPVGGRGKAGGIQKVDSQDEYEKIARQILSMEIKGNKVPFLRAEPAVDIRKEFYLSLTLSRQRRKVIMTVGREGGVEIENMGPENLLIQEISLPGGLQPNQIRAAFFHIGIAKELFVDFSNIVKNLYNSMIDNGLLLAEINPLALTGYGKLLALDGKIEMDDNIVDLNPAFEKFYQPEHSTPVENIARDAGMSFVSLKGWVGLIANGAGLAMASMDALNFSDLPAANFLDLGGAADQKRIETALRLLFDDDQVKAILINLFGGILSCELVAKALVAALGGKEPEKPIVVRMSGNSAEEGLEVLKQVKGDKLHRARNMQEALDLLVKLKPADTTTIEFPDPIAAMPDSRPQDIGYKSPHQFGIDKDTPILVQGITGAEGRLHTKLMLEYGSNIVAGVTPFKGGQEVLGVPVYNSIKEAQRHHEIGASIIFVPPKLATDAILEAASCEVPWVVCITEGIVQSAMLNVLEQVKGGKTRIVGPNTPGMIVPGQTKIGILPTTPFSPGPVAVLSRSGTLTYEVADRLNQVGIGQSLSIGIGGDSYIGTTFADVFEMLRNHDETKAVMVLGEIGGTAEQDLADYVIETGFDKPVLSFIAGQTAPPGKRLGHAGAILQEGTGVQGKLEKMRAAGFTVCPSLESIPQLTADALGIKLSE